In Nomia melanderi isolate GNS246 chromosome 5, iyNomMela1, whole genome shotgun sequence, a single genomic region encodes these proteins:
- the LOC116431008 gene encoding uncharacterized protein LOC116431008, whose amino-acid sequence MSEMTSVEQQQQQQQCVGGSSNPEHHCKDCGLYFESDKSLEVHLRYHQENLLNQWASQAQQEESNNNNSKAGNHNSHVGVKRESVTAPADSSESSSRPPSQDPSSSQQQQQQQQQQQQQQQQQQQQQQSQQQQQQPAGQNYNHFQAPMFGETNYFMQNEPAYILPHHYSPPREETQNNGGGGGGGGGGGVSISGGGYSRYHPYQHQQHYPPERTSSVSSTSPRSPPLQCDKCGAVYEDANQLGEHVRTSHTNSPSGYPGQHQYQQLGNSPQQQNQQPQSLHTSPSQSGQQQQQQSGYDYNSGQAVKTDVKQEPEEQAEILDLDSHKVQTHRYEEELMRLHQQQQQELQMQMHQQQVMQQQHQQQQRAGPHSVSSMLGWPPAAQPHDYHPGLSPMGPMDSVSPLPDQGQFMRGQHMSVEPPRHPGSPIISSTQSIPGHQMPGGLLQQPPKPPPMANQSWKSNEARRPKTYNCTACNKWFTSSGHLKRHYNTTLHKNAVKQSNQPDPASLPISAHHHPGRDNHSNSGRSGGPPRSPELSASASPPNLMAGPSGEAARGLLHTPTTTSLYNNSNNNSNSSSSSESSAAVAAAALTQQQQPPSAVHLGSTMVPSLNSPAQSPMAGHHQQQMGSPSPQLGLQQQQQQQLHHLPMGSPSGQLPVHHPMSSPMSPMHPPPAPHLSSPSPMGSSHPHHMSSSSPITPGSVHPAMASPTAMGGTTMPHQPYPNALPPHVTTTTNIPGLLESITIQLTTTGNEMPLTLSGQAQHQQSQQSQQQQQQQLQSQDVLPGFGTFSNHQRALPSFTQFNVTGFLIGQNQPQAVNVGGLSPEENTSPQDRSFDSSGSNYDPYRTSPPRYESLTNLDMDMQPNTDGMIIKQYEIQTHHLPHPLQQSRDNHEANNNLPQMIQAKEELNPNVGRQFEKDHKSKGNTVVTKEHQVTSTNTGSHYISQDGFHKCIECDKVFNKACYLTQHNKSFHSGDKPFKCNQCGKRFPLEYLHAEHLQKHAGDKPYKCEICPKQFNHKTDLRRHMCLHTGEKPYACDNCGKGFIRKDHMMKHLETHKKKSNNHNVHLRA is encoded by the coding sequence TTCGAATCCGGAGCATCATTGCAAGGACTGCGGCCTCTACTTCGAAAGCGATAAAAGTCTGGAAGTGCACCTGCGGTACCACCAAGAAAACCTGCTAAATCAGTGGGCGAGCCAGGCACAGCAGGAGgagagtaataataacaatagtaaggCTGGCAATCACAACAGCCACGTGGGCGTCAAACGCGAAAGCGTAACCGCGCCGGCGGACTCGAGCGAGTCTTCCTCGAGGCCGCCCTCGCAAGATCCTTCGTCctcacaacaacaacaacaacaacaacaacaacaacaacaacaacagcaacagcagcaacaacaacaacaatcgcaacaacagcagcaacagcctGCTGGTCAAAATTACAATCATTTTCAGGCGCCGATGTTCGGCGAGACGAACTATTTTATGCAGAACGAACCGGCCTATATCCTGCCCCATCATTATTCACCGCCACGAGAAGAAACGCAGAACaatggtggcggtggtggtggcggtggtggtggtggtgtcaGCATCAGCGGTGGAGGTTATTCGCGCTACCATCCGTACCAGCATCAGCAACATTACCCTCCGGAACGCACCAGTTCAGTCAGTTCCACTAGTCCCAGAAGCCCGCCTCTTCAATGTGATAAGTGCGGTGCGGTGTACGAGGACGCGAATCAACTCGGTGAACACGTAAGGACGAGTCATACGAATTCACCTAGTGGTTATCCCGGGCAGCATCAGTACCAACAATTGGGCAACAGCCCGCAGCAACAAAATCAACAGCCGCAATCGCTACATACGTCGCCGTCACAGTCCGgccaacagcaacagcaacaatcCGGTTACGATTACAATAGTGGCCAAGCGGTGAAGACGGATGTGAAGCAGGAGCCGGAGGAGCAAGCGGAGATATTGGATTTGGATTCTCACAAAGTTCAAACTCACAGATATGAAGAAGAACTTATGAGGCTCCATCAACAACAGCAGCAAGAACTGCAGATGCAGATGCATCAGCAGCAGGTGATGCAGCAGCAGCATCAGCAGCAGCAGAGGGCAGGTCCGCATTCGGTGAGTTCTATGCTCGGTTGGCCACCGGCCGCTCAACCTCATGATTATCATCCCGGGTTATCGCCAATGGGCCCGATGGACAGTGTTTCACCGCTCCCGGATCAGGGTCAATTTATGCGTGGGCAACATATGTCTGTCGAGCCGCCGCGTCATCCAGGCTCACCTATTATTAGCAGTACGCAATCGATCCCTGGACATCAGATGCCTGGTGGCCTCCTGCAGCAACCACCAAAACCTCCGCCGATGGCCAATCAATCGTGGAAAAGTAATGAGGCGCGGCGACCAAAGACCTACAACTGCACCGCGTGCAACAAGTGGTTCACCAGCTCGGGCCATCTGAAAAGGCACTACAATACGACGCTGCACAAGAACGCGGTTAAACAGAGCAACCAGCCGGATCCAGCCAGTCTCCCTATCAGTGCTCATCATCACCCCGGTAGAGACAATCATTCGAATAGTGGAAGGAGCGGAGGACCACCAAGATCACCTGAATTATCTGCTTCCGCAAGTCCCCCAAACTTGATGGCAGGTCCCTCGGGAGAGGCGGCGAGGGGCCTGCTTCACACGCCCACCACCACCAGTCTCTACAACAAttccaacaacaacagcaacagcagcagcagcagcgagtCTTCGGCGGCAGTGGCAGCGGCGGCTCTAAcgcaacaacaacaaccgcCTTCGGCGGTCCACTTGGGCTCCACAATGGTGCCGTCGCTCAATTCCCCGGCACAATCTCCAATGGCGGGCCACCATCAGCAACAAATGGGTTCCCCATCCCCTCAGCTGGGCCtccaacagcagcaacagcagcaacttCATCACCTGCCAATGGGTTCGCCATCGGGCCAGCTTCCGGTCCACCATCCCATGAGTTCGCCCATGTCACCCATGCACCCACCACCGGCGCCCCACCTGAGTTCCCCTTCGCCAATGGGCTCGTCCCACCCGCACCACATGAGTTCGTCCTCTCCCATAACGCCGGGCTCGGTCCACCCAGCAATGGCTTCGCCCACGGCGATGGGGGGTACTACGATGCCTCATCAGCCGTACCCAAACGCCTTGCCCCCCCACGTTACAACTACTACCAACATCCCGGGCCTGCTGGAGTCTATCACCATCCAGCTAACTACTACTGGTAATGAGATGCCTTTAACGCTGTCTGGGCAAGCTCAACACCAACAATCTCAGCAgtcgcagcagcagcagcagcagcaattGCAGTCTCAGGATGTTTTACCCGGTTTCGGCACCTTTAGCAACCATCAAAGGGCCTTGCCGAGTTTCACTCAGTTTAACGTTACTGGGTTTTTAATTGGCCAAAATCAACCTCAGGCCGTTAACGTGGGGGGGCTAAGTCCGGAGGAGAACACATCTCCTCAAGATAGATCTTTCGATTCATCTGGATCAAATTACGATCCGTACAGAACTTCGCCGCCACGGTACGAGTCCCTAACGAACTTGGACATGGATATGCAGCCGAACACCGACGGCATGATCATCAAGCAGTACGAGATCCAGACGCATCATCTGCCTCATCCTCTTCAACAGTCTCGGGACAATCACGAGGCGAACAACAATTTACCGCAGATGATCCAAGCGAAGGAAGAGTTGAACCCAAACGTCGGCAGACAATTTGAAAAGGATCACAAGTCGAAAGGGAACACCGTGGTCACGAAGGAGCATCAGGTGACCAGCACCAACACCGGCTCGCACTATATTTCACAGGACGGCTTTCACAAGTGCATCGAGTGCGACAAGGTCTTCAACAAGGCTTGCTACCTGACGCAACACAATAAGAGCTTCCACTCCGGTGACAAGCCGTTCAAATGCAATCAGTGCGGCAAGAGGTTCCCCCTCGAGTACCTGCACGCGGAGCACTTGCAGAAGCACGCCGGTGACAAGCCGTACAAGTGCGAGATATGCCCGAAGCAGTTCAACCACAAAACTGACCTCAGGCGGCACATGTGCCTCCACACTGGCGAAAAGCCGTACGCCTGTGATAATTGTGGCAAGGGATTCATCAGGAAGGACCATATGATGAAGCACCTTGAGACGCACAAGAAGAAGTCCAACAACCACAACGTCCATCTGCGGGCGTGA